In the genome of Candidatus Brocadiaceae bacterium, one region contains:
- a CDS encoding phosphotransferase produces MGPAGTDSVRLVEHRAGRVRLYLNPACAGDVSVQALVDLPGALAGLPGRATRQRGRVTSWRWQPDWAPPEGLAVRLYAHGGLLGPALGTGFLGAGRMLRELRLAIAAHARGVPTAEPVGVRVQCVCGPWVRAHYVSRIVPGALDMLSLLRSAPEDAPLSPPERRRLAHAAAAAVAALHEAGIRHGDLSLANLLVQGSMDAPRVFVIDFDKASEPGVVSWRARIGNLLRLNRSVLKWPAARSALGPRTRLRFLRAYARECRTGSAEAWFRVARRCDR; encoded by the coding sequence ATGGGCCCGGCCGGCACAGACTCGGTCCGCCTGGTCGAACACCGGGCCGGTCGTGTCCGCCTCTACCTGAACCCGGCGTGCGCCGGCGATGTCTCCGTCCAGGCGCTGGTGGACCTGCCCGGGGCGCTGGCCGGCCTGCCGGGCCGTGCCACGCGCCAGCGGGGCCGCGTCACCTCCTGGCGCTGGCAGCCCGACTGGGCGCCTCCCGAGGGGCTGGCCGTGCGCCTCTACGCCCACGGCGGCCTGCTGGGCCCGGCGCTGGGCACCGGATTCCTGGGCGCGGGCCGCATGCTGCGGGAACTGCGGCTGGCCATCGCCGCCCACGCACGCGGGGTGCCGACCGCCGAGCCGGTGGGCGTGCGCGTCCAGTGCGTCTGCGGCCCCTGGGTGCGCGCGCACTACGTCAGCAGGATCGTCCCCGGCGCACTCGACATGCTCTCGTTGCTGCGCTCTGCGCCGGAGGACGCGCCCCTGAGCCCGCCCGAACGCCGCCGCCTGGCCCACGCCGCAGCGGCCGCCGTGGCGGCCCTGCACGAGGCGGGCATCCGTCACGGCGATCTGAGCCTGGCCAACCTGCTCGTGCAGGGGTCGATGGACGCCCCCCGCGTGTTCGTCATCGACTTCGACAAGGCGAGCGAGCCCGGCGTCGTCTCCTGGCGGGCCCGCATCGGCAACCTGCTGCGCCTCAACCGCTCGGTCCTCAAGTGGCCCGCCGCGCGCAGCGCCCTGGGTCCGCGCACGCGCCTGCGCTTCCTGCG
- a CDS encoding SUMF1/EgtB/PvdO family nonheme iron enzyme has protein sequence MVNDKETPTRVGRYELGDRVEEGVEGSLYRARDTETGAAVLVKLVSPLLSRNPSFGRYFYDKWADRNALVEHPNVLEPLQVGREGELHYVAVADVGGVRLSERIKDAPLPTDETLEILRQVAEGLRAIHRREAVHTNLKPSDVILTTDQMGRMLVKVAFVDLSIAAAESMVSIFGELQGTPKYMAPEVIRGRQPGPESDAFALGVMAYEMVTGREPFPADHAIGYLFANCQAGLDPVEQANADAPHEVALVVARLLARDPEQRYRSMQRVIDDLDRCAQCLRTGHLDSVPFGTDSAFARHYKLPEPPAPTAPGRASLLQSTLVVVVLALVVGVIGFLIGSGHLPAESGEPPSPTRDVAPTLGAPADPSLARPASPAERERAAQMAFNDALARDRESYSARGNYDLGVAAFQAVARDYSDTAIAVRCREETARIYTEWAASLAEAGDHAEAVEKYRLAVGQVPAGSEFAAPARLRLPGALAARADSLLRAQQHEEALALYEQITREHPGSKEARLAADKKPEVLFKRGFFLWRDAGDTEAALGTLTALVADYADSDWSVKARETLPSLYLEAAQDSLEGGRLTEARKQLTELAQAFPEDPAAARAAELDAQVLFRQMTAAQTEENAAQATQHWAELLRRYPDDRWTVEAARVRLAIPPHEGTPYTSVTARTQMQEAGQRRDAFDFRAALGILEGVLRYGQPGTPDTADALALYPRWTYEAAVYDYGRGAPQEAQATLAELSARFPGTLWAQRASHVLSQWEEPSHAGMVYVPEGPFRMGTPRSEVIDLLRQYGPASLLEDVEELWMFAEMCGLLGETPEHLRTVGAFFIDRTEVTNAQYAEYVAATGAAPPSHWQGSTCPPGLEDLPAVNVTLAEAQAYAKWRDCRLPTEAEWEKAARGVDGRRFPWGRVFSETSCNHMRPEQAGLMAAASFPSWVSPYGCIGMIGNAREWTTSPVTAYKDSEWRAGPDAEGMVIARGGAWFQEEIAPLPARCASRYTVDPRRPDPATGFRCVRDDTALPGAGGAAEG, from the coding sequence ATGGTTAACGACAAAGAGACACCGACGCGCGTCGGGCGTTACGAGTTGGGCGATCGGGTGGAGGAAGGCGTCGAAGGGAGCCTGTACCGGGCCCGCGACACCGAGACGGGCGCCGCCGTGCTCGTCAAGCTGGTCAGCCCCCTGCTGAGCCGCAACCCCTCCTTCGGCCGCTACTTCTACGACAAGTGGGCCGACCGCAACGCGCTGGTTGAGCACCCTAACGTGCTGGAGCCGCTGCAGGTCGGGCGCGAAGGCGAGCTGCACTACGTGGCCGTGGCCGACGTCGGCGGCGTGCGGCTCAGCGAGCGCATCAAGGACGCCCCGCTGCCGACCGACGAGACACTGGAGATACTGCGGCAGGTCGCCGAGGGGTTGCGCGCCATCCACCGGCGCGAGGCGGTGCACACGAACCTGAAGCCCTCGGACGTCATCCTGACCACGGACCAGATGGGGCGGATGCTGGTCAAGGTCGCGTTCGTCGACCTGAGCATCGCGGCGGCCGAGAGCATGGTGTCGATCTTCGGGGAGCTGCAGGGCACGCCGAAGTACATGGCCCCGGAAGTCATCCGGGGGCGCCAGCCCGGACCGGAGTCCGACGCGTTCGCGCTCGGCGTGATGGCCTACGAGATGGTCACGGGCCGGGAGCCGTTCCCGGCCGACCACGCGATCGGCTACCTGTTCGCCAACTGCCAGGCGGGCCTCGATCCGGTCGAGCAGGCAAACGCCGACGCGCCGCACGAGGTCGCCCTGGTGGTCGCCCGGCTTCTGGCCAGGGACCCCGAGCAGCGCTACCGCAGCATGCAGCGCGTGATCGACGACCTGGACCGGTGCGCGCAGTGCCTGCGCACGGGGCACCTGGATTCGGTCCCCTTCGGCACGGATTCGGCCTTCGCGCGCCACTACAAGCTGCCGGAACCCCCTGCGCCCACCGCGCCCGGCCGGGCGTCCCTGCTGCAGAGCACGCTGGTCGTCGTCGTCCTTGCCCTGGTCGTGGGCGTGATCGGCTTCCTGATCGGCTCCGGGCACCTGCCCGCCGAATCCGGCGAGCCGCCCTCCCCCACGCGCGACGTCGCACCGACCTTGGGCGCTCCGGCCGATCCGAGCCTGGCCCGGCCGGCCAGTCCGGCAGAACGCGAGCGGGCCGCGCAGATGGCCTTCAACGACGCCCTGGCCCGCGACCGAGAGAGCTACAGCGCCCGCGGCAACTACGACCTGGGCGTCGCCGCGTTCCAGGCGGTCGCCCGCGACTACTCCGACACGGCCATCGCCGTGCGCTGCCGGGAAGAGACGGCCCGCATCTACACGGAATGGGCGGCCTCCCTGGCCGAGGCCGGAGACCATGCGGAGGCGGTGGAGAAGTACCGCCTGGCAGTCGGGCAGGTCCCTGCCGGATCGGAGTTCGCCGCCCCGGCCAGGCTCCGCCTGCCGGGCGCGCTGGCCGCCCGGGCCGACTCGCTCCTGAGGGCGCAGCAGCATGAAGAGGCCCTGGCCCTCTACGAGCAGATCACCCGGGAGCACCCGGGCAGCAAGGAAGCCCGCCTGGCGGCGGACAAGAAGCCGGAAGTGCTTTTCAAGAGGGGCTTCTTTCTCTGGCGCGACGCCGGGGACACCGAAGCCGCCCTGGGCACGCTGACGGCGCTGGTCGCGGACTACGCGGACTCCGACTGGAGCGTCAAGGCGCGTGAGACACTGCCCTCTCTCTACCTGGAAGCCGCCCAGGACAGCCTGGAGGGCGGGCGCCTGACGGAGGCTCGCAAGCAGCTCACGGAGCTGGCGCAGGCCTTTCCCGAAGACCCGGCGGCCGCCCGGGCGGCCGAGCTGGATGCCCAGGTTCTGTTCCGCCAGATGACGGCCGCCCAGACCGAGGAGAACGCCGCACAGGCCACCCAGCACTGGGCGGAGCTGCTGCGCCGCTACCCCGACGACCGGTGGACGGTCGAGGCGGCCCGCGTGCGACTGGCCATCCCGCCGCACGAGGGCACCCCGTACACCTCCGTGACGGCCCGCACGCAGATGCAGGAGGCCGGGCAACGGCGCGATGCCTTCGACTTCCGGGCCGCGCTCGGCATCCTCGAGGGCGTACTGCGCTACGGGCAGCCCGGCACCCCGGACACGGCCGACGCGCTGGCGCTGTATCCGCGCTGGACCTACGAAGCCGCCGTCTACGACTACGGCCGGGGGGCGCCGCAGGAGGCTCAGGCCACGCTGGCCGAGCTGTCCGCGCGGTTCCCCGGGACCTTGTGGGCGCAGCGCGCATCGCACGTCCTGTCCCAGTGGGAGGAACCCTCGCACGCCGGCATGGTCTACGTGCCGGAGGGCCCCTTCCGCATGGGCACGCCGAGGTCCGAGGTCATCGACCTGCTGCGGCAGTACGGCCCGGCTTCGCTCCTGGAGGACGTGGAGGAACTCTGGATGTTCGCAGAGATGTGCGGCCTGCTGGGCGAGACGCCCGAGCACCTGCGCACCGTCGGGGCGTTCTTCATCGACCGCACGGAGGTGACCAACGCGCAGTATGCGGAGTACGTGGCCGCCACCGGGGCGGCGCCCCCCTCCCACTGGCAGGGCAGCACCTGCCCGCCGGGGCTGGAGGACCTGCCGGCCGTGAACGTCACGCTGGCCGAGGCCCAGGCCTACGCGAAGTGGCGCGACTGCCGCCTGCCGACCGAGGCCGAGTGGGAGAAGGCGGCGCGCGGCGTGGACGGGCGGCGGTTCCCGTGGGGCCGCGTCTTCAGCGAGACCTCGTGCAACCACATGCGGCCCGAGCAGGCCGGCCTGATGGCGGCCGCGTCCTTCCCGAGCTGGGTCAGCCCCTACGGATGCATAGGGATGATCGGCAACGCGCGCGAATGGACTACCTCCCCCGTGACGGCCTACAAGGACAGCGAATGGCGGGCCGGGCCGGATGCCGAGGGGATGGTCATCGCCCGCGGAGGCGCATGGTTCCAGGAGGAGATCGCCCCGCTGCCCGCCCGGTGTGCGAGCCGCTACACCGTGGACCCCCGCCGGCCCGACCCGGCGACCGGGTTCCGCTGCGTGCGCGACGACACCGCCCTGCCCGGCGCCGGCGGCGCGGCCGAAGGCTGA